One stretch of Schlesneria sp. DSM 10557 DNA includes these proteins:
- the coaD gene encoding pantetheine-phosphate adenylyltransferase: MSTGLSSQHAVYVGSFDPLTLGHVDIIRRGASIFEKLTVGIGINPEKHPLFTPDERLSMALEVLKPLKNVQVRCFEGLTVEFVRQCGARVLLRGIRSLSDIETEFTFTLANRAIEPDIDTLFLMASEHLTHVSSTLIKQVAQLATGSVRGKLAEFLPSEVVEPILKKYQRPE, translated from the coding sequence ATGTCAACGGGATTGAGCTCGCAGCACGCGGTTTATGTCGGCAGCTTCGACCCCCTGACGCTGGGTCACGTCGACATCATTCGCCGCGGTGCCTCAATCTTTGAAAAACTGACGGTCGGAATCGGGATTAACCCCGAGAAGCATCCGCTGTTCACACCGGATGAACGCCTTTCGATGGCTCTGGAAGTCCTGAAACCACTCAAGAACGTCCAGGTCCGTTGCTTCGAAGGGCTGACCGTCGAATTCGTCCGCCAATGCGGGGCTCGCGTGCTGCTTCGCGGTATTCGATCGCTGTCCGACATTGAAACCGAGTTCACGTTTACACTCGCTAACCGGGCGATTGAACCCGATATCGACACGCTGTTTCTCATGGCCAGCGAGCACTTAACTCACGTCTCGAGCACATTGATCAAACAGGTCGCTCAGTTGGCAACAGGCAGCGTGAGGGGCAAGCTGGCCGAATTTCTTCCTTCGGAAGTCGTCGAACCCATTTTGAAGAAGTACCAGCGTCCCGAATAG
- a CDS encoding MATE family efflux transporter encodes MSSATESFDERPLKWVPGSYRELIAVALPMVLSASTQSMMHVVDRIYLTWYSKDTVAAALPAGILFWSCLSLPFGIISYLNAFVAQYDGARRPDRVSASVWQGIYFATFCGLLLFLPALWSDSFFNWVGHSETVWPLEATYFRYLCTGGLAALLPAALSCFFSGRGQTTVVLAVNASSVFVNAGLDWAMIFGRGPFPEMGIAGAATATNLANLYATLCYAALMYYYSVHGPYQFSRHRRFDWTLMKDLFRFGGPSGLQMFLDVAGFTAFIMIIGLIGPHELAATNIAFNLNTLAFTPVIGVGIAVSTLVGQRIGEGRPELAKATTWKGFVFGGGIMLLCGFIYVVFPQVLLVPYALYADGDDFSATKDVVIVLLRFVALYSFFDAMAIIFGSAIRAAGDTVFSMIVTCVCAWGLLVIPTYLTWEFYGKSLILSWVWCSVYVITLGFVFLARFVNGRWMTMSIMDHAPVEHSEPVATVEPRRQLDHI; translated from the coding sequence GTGTCTTCGGCAACCGAATCCTTCGACGAACGCCCCCTGAAGTGGGTTCCCGGCAGCTATCGAGAACTGATTGCCGTTGCGCTGCCGATGGTCCTCAGTGCCAGCACACAGTCGATGATGCACGTCGTAGATCGTATTTATCTGACCTGGTATTCGAAGGATACCGTCGCTGCGGCACTTCCTGCGGGGATTCTGTTCTGGTCGTGCCTGAGCCTGCCGTTCGGGATCATCTCGTACCTGAACGCGTTCGTCGCACAGTACGACGGAGCAAGAAGGCCGGATCGCGTTTCCGCTTCGGTCTGGCAAGGAATCTATTTCGCGACGTTCTGCGGCTTGCTGCTGTTTCTGCCTGCCCTCTGGTCAGACTCGTTTTTCAATTGGGTGGGGCATTCCGAAACGGTGTGGCCACTTGAAGCCACTTATTTCCGCTATCTGTGTACCGGTGGACTCGCTGCGCTTCTGCCTGCGGCTCTTTCCTGTTTTTTCAGCGGGCGAGGACAGACGACGGTCGTACTGGCGGTCAATGCGTCTTCGGTGTTTGTCAACGCGGGACTCGACTGGGCCATGATCTTCGGCCGTGGACCATTTCCCGAAATGGGCATCGCGGGTGCGGCGACCGCCACAAACCTGGCGAACCTCTATGCAACGCTCTGTTATGCAGCTCTGATGTACTATTACTCTGTCCACGGACCGTACCAGTTCTCCCGCCACCGTCGCTTTGACTGGACGCTGATGAAGGACCTCTTTCGGTTTGGGGGACCCAGTGGACTGCAAATGTTCCTTGATGTGGCGGGCTTCACGGCATTCATCATGATCATCGGCCTGATCGGGCCACATGAACTGGCCGCGACCAATATTGCCTTCAATCTGAACACCCTTGCATTCACTCCAGTGATCGGCGTCGGGATTGCTGTCTCCACTCTGGTGGGTCAGCGGATCGGGGAAGGTCGACCGGAACTGGCCAAAGCAACTACCTGGAAGGGCTTTGTGTTCGGCGGTGGGATCATGCTGTTATGCGGCTTTATTTACGTCGTGTTTCCTCAGGTTCTGCTGGTCCCGTACGCCCTTTACGCAGATGGGGATGACTTTTCTGCCACCAAGGACGTTGTGATCGTGCTCCTACGGTTTGTCGCTCTTTACTCGTTCTTCGACGCGATGGCAATTATCTTTGGGTCCGCTATCCGTGCAGCGGGTGATACTGTCTTCTCAATGATCGTCACGTGTGTTTGTGCCTGGGGCCTGCTGGTCATTCCGACCTACCTGACCTGGGAGTTCTATGGAAAAAGCCTGATTTTGAGCTGGGTCTGGTGTTCCGTTTACGTCATCACGCTCGGGTTTGTGTTCCTGGCCCGGTTTGTTAACGGCCGGTGGATGACAATGTCGATTATGGATCACGCTCCGGTCGAACACAGCGAGCCTGTCGCCACGGTCGAACCCCGTCGGCAACTCGACCACATTTAA
- a CDS encoding SGNH/GDSL hydrolase family protein, with translation MSFRWRRKTWRVAPWVSLRAAGISLLIVVATALVFDHWILARLEKRGLIASDDWKRHNQIVIANHEKKDRQIAYERPKPEGPCGVRSWLGHPVEKQGRTQHRLLVMGDSFVWGSPYLTLNHLWWRQLAIELKRRGYHDVEVIAAGCSGMSTRDELELARRVVPDFHPDLILWGFVTNDPDERLVKQIHTSQLAPPIPGRIQKVLERFIPRLWELFKSRRADKLAKSYVGPEYGYSYDDWLNRIHEGENFERYQQTVADVGRFMNESQTPALFVTLPEAPIRSRFAFSYDKVIPLWEAARVPVLDSLDTFVQRFPDAESTGPNSLVWGINPADGHPGPRTTAFLARQTADRLERDFPQVLGPRSLEPPRLTINDWLPYDLDVSPLVEAGQWELDYPRTEKFLPTMPLGIPTTLMALELPQSLDAIRLSSPGLRSAQIWISTCDPDEGYDTGKWHDLGTAKGTELNWMIPDALARRDVAVILLKADVSSDDRRLRLMLVPAQPSSSRSEGEK, from the coding sequence ATGAGTTTCCGATGGCGACGGAAAACCTGGCGAGTTGCTCCGTGGGTTTCATTGCGCGCGGCAGGGATCTCGTTGCTGATCGTGGTCGCGACCGCACTCGTGTTCGATCACTGGATCCTGGCTCGGCTGGAGAAACGGGGCCTGATCGCATCTGATGACTGGAAACGCCATAACCAGATCGTCATCGCGAATCACGAGAAAAAAGACCGTCAGATCGCCTACGAGCGACCAAAGCCAGAAGGGCCCTGCGGTGTCCGGTCCTGGCTGGGACACCCGGTTGAAAAACAGGGCCGCACTCAACATCGCCTGCTGGTGATGGGAGATTCATTCGTCTGGGGCTCTCCGTACTTGACGCTGAATCATCTGTGGTGGCGGCAACTGGCGATCGAACTCAAGCGTCGCGGATACCACGACGTGGAAGTCATCGCGGCCGGATGTTCAGGAATGTCGACTCGTGATGAACTTGAGCTGGCTCGCAGAGTCGTCCCTGATTTCCACCCTGATCTGATTCTGTGGGGGTTCGTCACGAACGATCCGGATGAACGCCTGGTTAAACAGATTCACACCAGCCAGCTCGCGCCGCCGATTCCGGGACGAATTCAAAAGGTGCTCGAGCGATTCATTCCCCGTCTCTGGGAACTGTTCAAATCCCGTCGTGCTGACAAGTTGGCCAAAAGTTATGTAGGACCGGAGTATGGGTACTCGTACGACGACTGGCTGAACCGCATCCATGAAGGGGAAAATTTTGAACGCTATCAGCAGACCGTTGCTGATGTCGGCCGTTTTATGAACGAGTCCCAGACACCTGCTCTTTTCGTGACACTCCCCGAAGCGCCCATCCGATCACGATTCGCGTTCTCGTACGACAAAGTGATTCCATTGTGGGAAGCGGCCCGCGTTCCCGTGCTTGATTCTCTCGACACGTTCGTCCAGCGATTTCCCGATGCCGAGTCGACCGGGCCCAATTCCCTGGTGTGGGGAATCAATCCCGCCGACGGACACCCCGGTCCGCGAACGACGGCCTTTCTCGCCCGGCAGACGGCCGATCGGCTGGAGCGGGACTTTCCTCAGGTACTCGGCCCACGCAGCTTGGAACCGCCCCGACTGACGATTAACGACTGGTTGCCTTACGATCTTGACGTAAGCCCGCTTGTCGAAGCGGGGCAGTGGGAACTGGACTATCCTCGCACGGAAAAATTCCTGCCGACGATGCCGCTCGGGATTCCGACGACGCTGATGGCGCTGGAGCTGCCGCAATCCCTCGATGCAATCAGGCTCAGTTCACCCGGCTTGAGGTCGGCTCAAATCTGGATCTCGACGTGTGATCCTGATGAGGGATACGACACCGGTAAATGGCACGATCTGGGGACCGCGAAGGGAACGGAGCTAAACTGGATGATTCCTGATGCGCTGGCCCGACGTGACGTCGCGGTGATTCTACTGAAGGCTGACGTCTCTTCCGATGATCGCCGGTTGCGACTGATGTTAGTCCCTGCTCAACCTTCCTCTTCTCGATCGGAAGGTGAGAAATGA
- a CDS encoding carbamoyltransferase has product MTSILGISAYYHDSAAALVIDGNIVGAAQEERFTRVKGDSSFPHHAVGWCLHFAGLSIEDVDHIVFYERPLVHFERLMMSSLFTAPRGLRSFIHILPDWLTRKLWLEKEIAKELGIDRKIDFVDHHRSHAASAFYPSPFSQAAILTVDGVGEWSTATWGVGTGNEIELKQELRFPNSLGLLYSAFTYYCGFKINSGEYKLMGLAPYGRPLYAERILQHVVHLMDDGTMLLNQDYFGYATGLVSTTARFHQLFEGPPRQPETRITQREMDLAASIQVVINEALLRMGRFIHYKTGMNQLVLAGGVALNCVATGHLSTAGPFDQIWTQPAAGDAGGALGAALSFWHRDLTQPRLTAKPDGMHGAFLGPDIPPESPADDAVLEAMGAVWDVLDESELQTRIATDIAAGKVVAVARGRMEFGPRALGARSILGDARSDSMQTRMNLKVKFRESFRPFAPMVLAEDADRYFDCRQESPYMLLVYPVTQSQRKEVSDEKLFGIDLLKQSRSQIPAITHVDYSARLQTIDAARNPFVYGVLTSFKQQTGCSVIVNTSFNVRGEPIVNTAEDAYRCFMATEIDTLIVGNRYLERTRQPSPPLDETARAQWLQRFELD; this is encoded by the coding sequence ATGACGTCGATCCTGGGGATTTCCGCTTATTACCATGATTCGGCCGCGGCACTCGTAATCGACGGCAATATCGTGGGAGCGGCACAGGAAGAGCGATTTACGCGGGTGAAGGGGGACTCGTCGTTTCCTCATCACGCCGTGGGATGGTGCCTGCATTTCGCGGGTCTGTCGATCGAAGATGTTGATCACATCGTGTTCTATGAGCGGCCGCTCGTTCATTTCGAACGTCTGATGATGTCATCCCTGTTTACTGCCCCTCGAGGACTGCGCAGTTTCATCCACATTCTGCCCGACTGGCTCACCCGCAAACTGTGGCTTGAAAAAGAAATTGCGAAGGAACTGGGGATCGACCGGAAGATCGACTTCGTTGATCATCATCGCTCGCATGCGGCCAGTGCTTTTTATCCCTCTCCCTTTTCGCAGGCTGCGATTCTGACGGTGGATGGTGTCGGGGAGTGGTCGACAGCCACGTGGGGAGTCGGGACCGGGAACGAGATCGAACTGAAGCAGGAACTTCGCTTCCCCAATTCCCTGGGGCTGCTTTACTCGGCCTTCACGTACTACTGTGGCTTCAAGATCAATAGCGGCGAGTACAAATTGATGGGGCTGGCTCCGTATGGCCGGCCACTCTATGCGGAACGTATCCTTCAGCATGTTGTCCATCTGATGGATGATGGCACCATGCTGCTCAATCAGGATTACTTCGGATACGCCACCGGACTGGTTTCGACAACGGCCAGGTTTCACCAGTTATTCGAAGGGCCACCTCGTCAGCCCGAGACACGGATCACTCAGCGGGAAATGGATCTGGCCGCCAGTATTCAAGTGGTGATAAACGAGGCCCTGCTGCGTATGGGACGATTTATCCATTACAAGACTGGCATGAACCAGCTTGTGTTGGCGGGGGGCGTGGCACTGAACTGTGTCGCGACCGGGCACTTGTCGACCGCTGGTCCCTTTGACCAGATCTGGACTCAGCCCGCCGCAGGGGACGCGGGGGGAGCACTTGGTGCCGCTCTCAGTTTCTGGCATCGGGACTTAACTCAACCGCGACTGACAGCCAAACCTGATGGCATGCATGGAGCATTTCTCGGACCGGATATCCCTCCGGAATCGCCTGCCGATGATGCCGTGCTTGAGGCGATGGGGGCGGTATGGGACGTGCTGGACGAGTCCGAGTTGCAGACGCGGATCGCAACGGATATCGCGGCGGGGAAAGTCGTTGCCGTCGCGCGAGGGCGAATGGAGTTTGGGCCGCGGGCTCTGGGAGCCCGCTCCATTCTGGGTGACGCGCGATCCGACTCCATGCAGACGCGGATGAATCTGAAAGTCAAATTTCGAGAGTCATTCCGGCCGTTTGCTCCGATGGTGCTCGCCGAAGATGCCGACCGGTATTTCGATTGCCGCCAGGAAAGCCCTTACATGCTGCTCGTCTACCCTGTGACGCAGTCGCAGCGTAAAGAAGTTTCTGACGAGAAGCTGTTCGGCATCGACCTGCTGAAGCAGTCACGCTCGCAGATTCCCGCAATTACGCATGTGGATTACTCGGCTCGATTGCAGACGATCGACGCCGCGCGAAATCCGTTCGTGTATGGCGTGCTGACCTCGTTCAAGCAGCAGACCGGATGTAGTGTGATCGTAAACACGTCATTCAATGTCCGTGGCGAACCCATTGTGAACACGGCCGAGGACGCCTATCGTTGTTTCATGGCGACGGAAATTGACACCCTGATTGTCGGTAATCGTTATCTGGAACGGACCCGTCAACCCTCCCCTCCCCTTGATGAGACCGCTCGTGCCCAATGGCTTCAACGCTTCGAACTCGACTGA
- a CDS encoding DUF5989 family protein yields MPNGFNASNSTEFQASFSAFPYLRQLSERRERDEIRQLTSFGLTIGWLFFLLGGFCWFCVVSPLDGFWHGLMLSGLALMGFGTLLPQALYWPHRIWMSLAHFQGRLVMTLLLTVFYFLLISPLGWWERLRHGNANPFYSWTTEPPPVTSAWQDLPVEELRESSVSYRRLKSRPLISLFAETFSFFARRGHYLLLPILVLLLVLGMVLFFVQSSALAPFIYTIG; encoded by the coding sequence GTGCCCAATGGCTTCAACGCTTCGAACTCGACTGAGTTCCAGGCATCATTCAGCGCCTTTCCGTATCTCCGTCAACTTTCCGAGCGACGTGAGCGGGACGAGATCCGCCAATTGACCAGCTTTGGACTCACGATCGGGTGGCTGTTTTTTCTGCTGGGTGGCTTCTGCTGGTTCTGTGTGGTCAGTCCGCTCGATGGCTTCTGGCACGGTTTGATGCTGAGCGGCCTGGCTCTGATGGGGTTCGGGACCCTGTTGCCGCAGGCCCTTTACTGGCCTCATCGGATCTGGATGTCACTGGCCCATTTTCAGGGGCGGCTGGTCATGACGCTGCTGCTGACGGTGTTTTACTTTTTGCTCATCTCGCCGCTGGGCTGGTGGGAGCGTCTTCGACACGGGAATGCGAATCCATTCTACTCCTGGACGACCGAACCTCCTCCGGTCACGTCTGCCTGGCAGGACCTGCCTGTCGAGGAACTGCGGGAATCGTCCGTATCCTATCGCCGTCTGAAGTCGCGGCCGCTGATCTCGCTCTTCGCCGAAACGTTCTCATTCTTTGCACGACGAGGCCACTACCTGCTGCTGCCCATTCTGGTGCTGCTGCTCGTACTGGGAATGGTGCTGTTCTTCGTGCAGTCGTCGGCACTGGCCCCGTTCATCTACACCATAGGCTGA
- a CDS encoding APC family permease, with protein MSNPETPHRVAPKTLPRVLGLVDSTALVIGSIIGSGIFLKVGKVDQALMAWGYLPIIGVWVFVGLITLCGSLALAELAAMYPQAGGPYLYLREAYGQLPAFLWGWTEFWVIRTGSVGALVCATAIYLDEFLRPSGATSYPLGHYGQFAASLIIITGLTAINIFSTRWGAAVQNVATAAKLVFLALLIGLPLLMGKMNLEHLSPLWVSSPETTIAPETDVAVAETADSASQSGPTSRTFLAAFGVALIAVFWPYDGWINIAPVAEEIREPQKNVPRALGIGILTVVLVYAGANLSYHLVLSMSAVANSTTLASDVFRVLFGEWGSKFAALGVCCSTFGAANSNLIAGPRIYFAASRDGLVPNYIQQVHPRYHTPANSILIQGIWTSLMIIAFYATSPNPKEVFDLITDAVICAGLIFYSLAVGAVYILRVQRPAEPRPYRTWGYPITPGLLIATYLLALIGTLIEQWDKLIWVLALIAAGIVYYALIPKSKTDTATE; from the coding sequence ATGTCGAATCCGGAAACTCCGCATCGGGTCGCTCCCAAGACTCTTCCTCGAGTACTGGGACTGGTCGACTCCACGGCACTTGTCATCGGTTCGATTATTGGTTCAGGGATTTTCTTGAAGGTGGGCAAAGTCGATCAGGCACTCATGGCCTGGGGATACTTGCCCATCATTGGCGTCTGGGTCTTCGTGGGCTTGATCACGCTGTGCGGTTCGCTGGCTCTGGCAGAACTGGCAGCAATGTATCCCCAGGCAGGCGGACCGTATCTCTACCTGCGTGAAGCCTACGGGCAACTTCCCGCCTTTCTTTGGGGCTGGACCGAGTTCTGGGTGATCCGAACCGGTTCTGTCGGGGCACTCGTTTGTGCGACAGCAATTTATCTGGACGAATTTCTGCGTCCATCCGGGGCGACCTCTTATCCGCTGGGTCATTACGGGCAGTTCGCTGCATCGCTGATCATCATCACCGGTCTAACGGCTATCAACATCTTCAGCACCCGGTGGGGAGCCGCCGTTCAAAACGTCGCCACCGCTGCCAAGCTTGTTTTTCTGGCCCTGCTGATCGGACTCCCCCTGCTCATGGGAAAGATGAACCTGGAACATCTTTCGCCGCTTTGGGTCTCCTCCCCCGAAACGACCATCGCACCTGAAACGGATGTCGCCGTCGCTGAGACCGCCGATTCCGCATCACAGTCCGGACCGACATCGCGGACATTCCTGGCAGCCTTTGGTGTGGCCCTGATCGCTGTGTTCTGGCCCTACGACGGCTGGATCAATATCGCACCGGTTGCCGAGGAGATCCGTGAGCCGCAAAAGAACGTCCCCCGAGCTCTGGGGATCGGAATATTGACGGTCGTCCTGGTCTATGCAGGAGCCAACCTGAGCTACCATCTCGTGCTGTCGATGTCCGCCGTCGCCAACAGCACGACACTTGCCTCCGATGTCTTTCGAGTGCTGTTCGGGGAATGGGGAAGTAAGTTCGCCGCACTGGGCGTTTGCTGCTCAACCTTCGGAGCCGCCAATTCCAATCTGATCGCCGGCCCGAGAATCTATTTCGCCGCCTCTCGCGATGGTCTGGTCCCGAACTACATCCAGCAAGTCCATCCTCGATATCACACCCCCGCGAACTCAATTCTGATACAAGGGATCTGGACGTCGCTGATGATCATCGCCTTTTATGCGACCAGCCCCAACCCAAAGGAAGTCTTTGACCTGATCACCGATGCCGTCATCTGTGCCGGCCTGATCTTCTACAGTCTTGCCGTGGGAGCGGTCTACATCCTGCGAGTCCAGCGTCCTGCCGAACCTCGTCCCTATCGGACCTGGGGATACCCCATCACTCCAGGGCTGTTGATCGCCACTTATCTTCTCGCTCTGATCGGAACACTGATCGAGCAGTGGGACAAGCTCATCTGGGTGCTTGCTCTGATCGCCGCCGGCATCGTCTATTACGCCCTGATTCCAAAATCAAAAACGGACACCGCCACAGAGTAA
- the hisA gene encoding 1-(5-phosphoribosyl)-5-[(5-phosphoribosylamino)methylideneamino]imidazole-4-carboxamide isomerase has protein sequence MEILPAIDLRGGCCVRLRQGDYAQETVYGNDPAEMARHWERQGGTRLHLVDLDGAKAGKPVNVDAIKAIVRAVKIPCELGGGLRDESTIRFMLSEVGIDRVIIGTQALKEPDWFRDMTRLFPGRIALGLDARNGMVATAGWLDVSQTSAMELARQFSDLELAAVIYTNIANDGMMQGVDDATIDEMIRLTELGFPVIASGGVTTLADIEKLTALSRKHPRLIGAIVGRAIYEGTIDVAEAVRIAT, from the coding sequence ATGGAAATTCTGCCTGCAATCGATCTGCGAGGCGGCTGCTGTGTGCGGCTGCGACAGGGTGACTATGCCCAGGAGACTGTCTACGGCAATGATCCGGCTGAAATGGCTCGACATTGGGAACGACAGGGAGGAACCCGACTGCACCTTGTCGATCTCGATGGCGCCAAGGCAGGCAAGCCCGTCAATGTCGATGCCATCAAGGCGATCGTCCGGGCCGTCAAAATTCCCTGCGAACTCGGCGGAGGTCTGCGTGACGAGTCCACCATTCGCTTCATGCTGAGCGAAGTGGGGATCGATCGGGTCATCATCGGCACTCAGGCACTCAAGGAACCCGACTGGTTTCGCGATATGACCCGGTTATTCCCCGGCCGGATTGCACTGGGACTGGATGCCCGCAACGGCATGGTCGCGACAGCGGGATGGCTGGATGTGTCGCAGACGTCTGCGATGGAACTGGCACGACAGTTCTCCGATCTGGAACTGGCCGCAGTGATCTACACCAACATTGCCAATGATGGAATGATGCAAGGTGTGGATGATGCCACCATTGATGAGATGATCCGACTGACGGAACTCGGATTCCCCGTGATCGCATCGGGGGGTGTCACCACGCTGGCGGATATCGAAAAACTGACTGCGCTTTCCCGTAAGCACCCTCGCTTGATTGGCGCGATCGTCGGACGCGCAATCTACGAAGGGACAATCGACGTCGCTGAAGCTGTCCGTATTGCCACCTAG
- a CDS encoding 3-oxoacyl-ACP synthase III, with amino-acid sequence MKYSRVYIDAIGYELAPVIVTSTEIEQRLEPLYEKLKIPKGQLEAWTGIHERRWWPEGHRLSDGATEAARRALENSNVAARDIGVLIYAGVCREQFEPATACSVAANLTISPDASVFDVSNACLGVLNGMVDIANRIELGQIRAGMVVSCETAREIIDYSIQRLLEEMSMDSFTKSLATLTGGSGAVAVLLTDGSFSREQSHRLLGGVTKAAPEHHALCRWGFESLLPAAVNKVDAILPSVVTHTKFGNLLPNLVQQKVSGLLPAKLSHAFTQFMQTDSISVLKHGVDLGMNTWRLFLSKIGFSPDEIDKVICHQVGKGHREQVLGALGIAHDKDFNTFPYLGNIGTVSLPLTAAIADERGFLVRGDRVGFLGIGSGLNCLMLAIEW; translated from the coding sequence ATGAAATATTCTCGAGTCTACATTGATGCGATCGGCTACGAACTGGCACCGGTGATCGTCACCTCAACGGAAATTGAGCAGCGTCTCGAGCCTTTGTATGAAAAGCTGAAGATTCCCAAGGGGCAGCTCGAAGCCTGGACCGGGATTCATGAGCGACGCTGGTGGCCGGAAGGGCATCGACTGAGCGACGGAGCAACGGAGGCGGCCCGCAGGGCACTTGAGAATTCCAATGTCGCCGCGCGGGATATCGGCGTGCTGATCTACGCCGGGGTCTGTCGTGAACAGTTTGAACCCGCGACCGCCTGTAGCGTTGCTGCTAACCTGACGATCAGCCCGGATGCCTCGGTCTTTGATGTCAGCAACGCCTGTCTGGGGGTACTCAACGGAATGGTTGATATCGCCAACCGCATTGAGCTTGGGCAGATTCGTGCCGGGATGGTGGTGTCGTGCGAGACTGCACGGGAGATCATCGACTATTCGATCCAGCGATTGCTTGAAGAGATGTCGATGGATTCCTTCACCAAGTCCCTCGCGACCCTGACGGGCGGATCTGGGGCGGTGGCGGTACTGCTGACGGATGGGTCGTTCTCGCGTGAACAGTCCCATCGGCTGCTGGGGGGCGTGACAAAAGCGGCACCCGAGCATCACGCTCTTTGCCGCTGGGGATTCGAATCACTGCTCCCTGCGGCCGTGAACAAAGTCGATGCGATATTGCCCTCCGTCGTCACGCATACGAAATTCGGAAACCTGCTGCCCAACCTGGTCCAGCAGAAGGTCAGCGGCCTGTTACCCGCGAAACTGTCTCACGCGTTCACTCAGTTTATGCAGACCGATTCGATCAGCGTACTGAAGCACGGCGTCGACCTGGGAATGAACACATGGCGTTTATTCCTGTCCAAAATCGGTTTCTCGCCTGACGAAATCGACAAGGTCATCTGCCATCAGGTTGGCAAGGGGCATCGCGAACAGGTTCTGGGGGCCCTCGGCATCGCCCATGACAAGGACTTCAACACCTTCCCCTATCTGGGGAATATTGGCACAGTGTCGCTTCCACTGACTGCGGCGATTGCCGATGAGCGAGGATTTCTCGTTCGCGGGGACCGGGTCGGATTTCTCGGTATCGGCAGCGGACTCAATTGCCTGATGCTGGCAATTGAGTGGTGA
- the lexA gene encoding transcriptional repressor LexA has protein sequence MNTLNPMHSLTLRQQEIYDFLRDKIVTRGYGPTVREIGHKFGIKSPNGVMCHLKALEKKGLISREAHMSRAIQLSNPPQLQTVLPFLGQITVGEPFPAANPDDRLDFSGLFTSPELCCLRVRGSSLNDDQIAEGDTLVVHKQPSFRDGDLAVIAYEDGTIGVRRLYQEIHRVRLESVRKTGNPQFVDRVVVIGIVVGVIRQY, from the coding sequence ATGAACACATTGAATCCTATGCATTCTCTCACACTCCGACAGCAAGAGATTTACGACTTCTTGCGCGACAAAATTGTGACCCGCGGTTACGGTCCCACCGTTCGCGAAATTGGTCACAAATTTGGCATCAAGTCGCCGAACGGAGTGATGTGTCACCTGAAGGCACTGGAGAAGAAGGGGCTCATCTCCCGCGAAGCACACATGTCACGGGCGATTCAGTTGTCGAATCCCCCTCAGCTGCAGACGGTGCTCCCCTTCCTGGGCCAGATTACGGTGGGCGAGCCATTCCCTGCCGCCAACCCCGACGATCGCCTCGACTTCAGCGGACTGTTCACATCCCCCGAACTGTGTTGCCTGCGAGTCCGTGGTTCCAGCCTCAACGATGACCAGATCGCCGAAGGGGACACCCTGGTCGTTCACAAGCAGCCGTCGTTCCGTGACGGTGACCTGGCCGTGATCGCCTACGAAGATGGAACGATCGGCGTTCGCCGTCTCTACCAGGAAATCCACCGCGTCCGACTGGAATCGGTTCGCAAGACCGGAAATCCCCAGTTCGTCGACCGCGTTGTGGTCATTGGTATCGTGGTTGGCGTGATCCGTCAGTACTGA